The following proteins are co-located in the Microvirga ossetica genome:
- a CDS encoding PhnA-like protein: MTSTAYPDTPRSRGNTDAPHISGVTPTEDARTILINKVSWGAVLAGVVTGLVAQLVLNMIGIGIGASTLDPMTGDNPAVSSFSIGAGIWWALSGIVAAFIGGYVASRLSGQPKASTGGWHGLTTWAMTTLVIFYLLSTAVGGLVGGAFNTVSGALGGLGRTATSVAQTAAPALANSTDPFASIEQSLRGSTGNDPAALRDTAIASMRALVTGNQAQANDAREQAAQALARSQNIPIEEARTRVAGYEKQYRETADRAKQQATQAADTAAKAVSRGALLASLALLLGALAAWFGGRLGAVDPTITARFLTTRSTGSSTKTA; the protein is encoded by the coding sequence ATGACGTCTACCGCATACCCTGACACTCCACGCTCGCGGGGCAACACCGACGCCCCTCACATCAGTGGGGTCACACCCACCGAGGATGCCCGCACGATCCTGATCAACAAGGTCTCGTGGGGCGCCGTTCTGGCCGGCGTGGTCACAGGCCTCGTCGCACAGCTCGTCCTCAACATGATCGGGATCGGCATCGGCGCTTCGACGCTCGATCCCATGACCGGCGACAACCCAGCCGTCAGCAGCTTCTCGATCGGAGCCGGGATCTGGTGGGCGCTGTCAGGCATCGTTGCTGCCTTCATCGGCGGCTACGTCGCGAGCCGCCTGTCGGGTCAGCCAAAGGCATCGACCGGTGGCTGGCATGGCCTGACCACCTGGGCGATGACCACGCTGGTGATCTTCTATCTGCTGAGCACGGCAGTCGGCGGTCTCGTCGGCGGCGCGTTCAACACGGTCAGCGGTGCCCTGGGCGGTCTTGGTCGCACGGCGACATCAGTGGCCCAGACGGCCGCACCGGCGCTGGCTAATAGCACCGACCCGTTCGCCTCGATCGAGCAGTCGCTGCGCGGCTCGACCGGCAACGATCCGGCCGCCTTGCGGGATACGGCCATCGCCAGCATGCGTGCATTGGTGACCGGCAACCAGGCCCAAGCCAACGATGCCCGCGAGCAGGCCGCCCAGGCACTCGCCCGTTCGCAGAACATTCCGATCGAGGAGGCACGCACCCGCGTTGCAGGTTACGAAAAGCAGTATCGCGAGACGGCGGACCGGGCCAAGCAGCAGGCGACGCAGGCTGCCGACACGGCCGCCAAGGCCGTCTCTCGCGGAGCCCTTCTCGCCAGCCTCGCCCTTCTTCTCGGCGCCCTGGCAGCCTGGTTCGGCGGACGCCTCGGTGCGGTCGATCCGACTATCACGGCGCGGTTCCTGACCACGCGGAGCACCGGCTCCTCCACCAAGACGGCATGA
- a CDS encoding YsnF/AvaK domain-containing protein — MSTGSIFWDAMFDMWSAPLGRSVARPINLQPSSQAEEIIPLAEETLIVGKQTVTSGTTTVRRVVVETPVQQQVTLYDEKVIVERRKPVTDAVTGETLTEVTIEMIETSERPVVGKSVKVREEVVVRRERTQRIETVRDTVRRHEIEIQHSDENHRSGRTRPAIASSRK; from the coding sequence ATGAGCACCGGCTCGATCTTCTGGGATGCCATGTTTGACATGTGGAGCGCTCCGCTGGGTCGTTCCGTAGCTCGGCCCATTAACCTCCAACCATCCTCGCAGGCAGAGGAGATCATCCCGCTTGCGGAAGAGACCCTGATCGTGGGCAAGCAGACGGTGACCAGCGGCACCACCACCGTGCGCCGCGTTGTCGTGGAGACCCCGGTTCAACAGCAGGTGACGCTGTATGATGAGAAGGTCATCGTGGAACGGCGCAAGCCGGTCACCGATGCCGTGACGGGCGAGACCCTGACCGAAGTCACGATCGAGATGATCGAGACGTCCGAGCGGCCCGTGGTGGGCAAGAGCGTGAAGGTGCGGGAAGAGGTCGTCGTGCGCCGGGAGCGCACCCAACGGATCGAGACCGTGCGGGACACCGTCCGTCGCCACGAGATCGAGATCCAGCACTCCGACGAGAACCATCGCTCCGGCAGGACGCGACCCGCGATCGCCTCCAGCCGCAAGTAA
- a CDS encoding OsmC family protein: MTDRRTPTSGQPLGLLGQGGEDLPVTTGKTLSPSTRTLRCRTEATGRFSQRHHVRDLAPFGGGSDVEALTLLNDDTMPSPSEALLAALGSCLSVSIQANAAARAIPIRRLAIELEGDIDLAALWGTGDLDFKGPGFETVSVSVRIEADTPRDVLKALLDHAVRWSPVANTLYNPINLDIALA; the protein is encoded by the coding sequence GTGACCGACCGCAGGACGCCAACGTCCGGACAGCCGCTCGGGCTTCTCGGGCAGGGCGGAGAGGATTTGCCGGTGACAACAGGCAAGACCCTGTCGCCGTCGACCCGGACGCTGCGATGCCGGACCGAGGCCACAGGGCGGTTCAGCCAAAGGCATCACGTGCGCGACCTGGCGCCGTTCGGCGGCGGGAGCGACGTGGAAGCACTCACTCTACTCAATGACGACACAATGCCGAGTCCCTCGGAGGCGCTCCTCGCGGCCCTGGGCTCCTGCCTGTCGGTCAGCATCCAGGCCAACGCGGCTGCCCGGGCGATTCCAATCCGCCGGCTCGCGATCGAGCTCGAGGGCGACATCGACCTCGCGGCCCTGTGGGGCACGGGAGACCTGGACTTCAAGGGTCCCGGATTCGAGACGGTCAGCGTCAGCGTGCGGATCGAGGCCGACACGCCCCGCGACGTCCTCAAGGCGCTCCTCGATCACGCGGTGCGATGGTCCCCCGTCGCCAACACCCTGTACAACCCGATCAACCTCGACATCGCATTGGCATGA
- a CDS encoding phasin family protein, protein MTTRTFSQTPPDKANELFEKLLATSDNAAKTRERLLSDLTEELDLLANLQEQHLFPVLNKHGMQDLVQEAIQDNQETTALLAELDRTPKNNGEFLKKVTELRKVFQQHIRDDKKELLPAVLKVLSDEEAEAVAEQVQDEMASVEEAKRAEAKRAREQIEIVQQVGDDVTSTVQAGAEGAQTMARTMQEAVQTSLSTASELARLSTDQAMQLFNTRKGDSRSLGDETSRNLQALAQSGTVLARGVQDVSREWFELSQKRLLKNLDGLSSLAQCRSVPDFMAVQTSLIRDNLEQTLDNSRRMADLTRQLADEASRIVTAQSEKALQRVSRAA, encoded by the coding sequence ATGACCACCAGAACCTTCAGCCAAACGCCGCCGGATAAGGCAAACGAACTCTTCGAGAAGCTCCTCGCCACCTCCGATAACGCAGCCAAAACCCGTGAGCGGCTGCTTTCTGACCTGACAGAGGAGCTCGACCTCCTGGCTAATCTCCAGGAACAGCACCTCTTTCCCGTCTTGAACAAGCACGGGATGCAGGACCTGGTTCAAGAGGCCATCCAGGACAACCAGGAAACGACTGCGCTCCTGGCGGAATTGGACCGCACGCCGAAAAATAATGGTGAGTTCCTCAAGAAGGTGACCGAGTTGAGGAAAGTGTTCCAGCAGCATATTCGCGACGACAAGAAGGAGCTGCTTCCGGCGGTGCTCAAGGTCTTGAGCGACGAGGAGGCTGAAGCGGTGGCCGAGCAAGTGCAGGATGAGATGGCGAGTGTCGAAGAGGCCAAACGGGCCGAGGCCAAGCGGGCCCGCGAGCAGATCGAAATCGTCCAGCAGGTCGGGGACGATGTGACCAGCACGGTGCAGGCTGGAGCGGAAGGAGCCCAAACGATGGCGCGGACCATGCAGGAAGCAGTGCAGACCAGTCTCAGCACGGCATCGGAGCTCGCCCGCCTCTCCACAGACCAGGCGATGCAGCTCTTCAATACCCGTAAAGGGGACTCCCGGAGCCTTGGCGACGAGACCTCGCGGAACCTGCAAGCCCTTGCGCAATCCGGTACGGTTCTGGCCCGTGGTGTCCAAGACGTTTCCCGCGAATGGTTTGAGTTGAGCCAGAAGCGTCTTCTGAAGAACCTTGACGGCTTGAGCAGTCTGGCACAGTGCCGGTCGGTTCCGGACTTTATGGCGGTCCAGACCTCGCTCATCCGCGACAACCTGGAACAGACCCTCGACAACAGTCGGCGGATGGCGGACCTCACGCGTCAGCTCGCCGATGAGGCAAGTCGGATCGTAACGGCTCAGTCGGAGAAAGCGCTCCAGCGCGTCAGCCGGGCCGCTTGA
- a CDS encoding phospholipase D-like domain-containing protein: protein MRVLRPGHTCWRIEQADRVALIVDAADYFRAARSAMLKAQHSILMIGWDFDTRIDLDPTDGTGESPKRLGAFLTWLVETRPGLHVNILKWDLGMVKALWRGTTLFRVAQWALHERITFKLDGAHPPGAAHHHKIVVIDDAVAFCGGIDMTGDRWDTSEHRDADPRRRRPFTRRAYGPWHDATTAVSGPAAKALGDHARERWQQASGEVLAPPPAGSDPWPDGLPVDMADVAVAIARTIPAYDTRIEVREVEALYVTAIAAARRSVYLESQYFASRAVAEAIARRLGEPDGPEFVIINPESAEGWLEEEAMGSARARLLAMLRRRDRFGRLRVYTPVTAGEQPIYVHAKIMIVDDRLLRVGSSNLNNRSMGYDTECDLALEADDDTHVADGIRSFRTRLLAEHLGTSAEQVSAIVAERCSLIAAIEVLSGPGRSLRAFDPPKINDAEKALADHELLDPERPRSLWHALSRPHLPIFR from the coding sequence GTGCGAGTCTTGCGGCCCGGTCATACATGCTGGCGTATCGAGCAGGCCGACCGCGTCGCCCTCATCGTCGATGCCGCTGACTACTTCCGGGCCGCTCGGTCAGCCATGCTCAAGGCGCAGCATTCCATCCTCATGATCGGGTGGGATTTCGATACCCGCATCGACCTCGACCCGACCGACGGGACGGGTGAATCCCCCAAGCGGTTGGGGGCGTTCCTGACGTGGCTTGTCGAAACCAGGCCGGGTCTTCACGTCAACATCCTGAAATGGGACCTCGGCATGGTGAAGGCCCTGTGGCGAGGCACAACCCTCTTCCGGGTGGCCCAATGGGCTTTGCATGAGCGCATCACCTTCAAGCTGGATGGCGCCCATCCTCCTGGCGCGGCGCACCACCACAAGATCGTCGTGATCGATGACGCCGTTGCCTTCTGCGGCGGCATCGACATGACAGGCGATCGTTGGGACACGTCGGAGCACCGCGATGCCGATCCCCGCCGTCGCCGCCCGTTTACGCGGCGTGCCTACGGGCCGTGGCATGATGCCACCACGGCCGTGAGCGGACCGGCGGCCAAGGCCCTGGGCGATCACGCCCGTGAGCGCTGGCAGCAGGCATCGGGAGAGGTTCTGGCACCACCGCCTGCTGGCTCGGACCCCTGGCCCGACGGCCTGCCCGTCGACATGGCCGACGTGGCGGTCGCGATCGCCCGGACCATCCCGGCCTACGACACCCGGATCGAGGTGCGCGAGGTCGAAGCGCTGTACGTTACCGCGATCGCGGCCGCTCGCAGGAGCGTTTACCTAGAGAGCCAGTACTTCGCCTCCCGTGCCGTTGCGGAAGCCATTGCCCGGCGCCTCGGAGAGCCGGACGGACCCGAGTTCGTGATCATCAACCCTGAATCGGCCGAGGGCTGGCTTGAGGAGGAGGCCATGGGCTCGGCCCGCGCGCGGCTTCTGGCCATGCTCAGGCGCCGCGACCGCTTCGGCCGCCTGCGGGTTTATACGCCCGTCACGGCGGGGGAGCAGCCGATCTATGTTCACGCCAAGATTATGATCGTGGACGACCGGCTGCTGCGGGTGGGGTCATCCAACCTGAACAACCGCTCGATGGGCTACGACACCGAATGCGACCTCGCGCTGGAGGCGGATGATGACACGCACGTCGCCGATGGGATCCGGAGCTTTCGCACGCGGCTTCTGGCTGAGCATCTTGGCACGTCGGCGGAGCAGGTCTCTGCCATCGTGGCAGAGCGTTGCTCGCTGATTGCGGCGATCGAGGTGCTCTCAGGGCCCGGGCGCTCTCTTCGGGCGTTCGATCCACCGAAGATCAACGATGCAGAGAAGGCACTGGCGGATCACGAGCTGCTTGATCCGGAGCGCCCGCGGTCCCTCTGGCATGCCCTGTCCCGGCCTCACCTGCCCATCTTCAGGTGA
- a CDS encoding DUF6489 family protein, protein MNVDCTPEEARTFFGLPDVQPMQEHLMSEMQERLSANLRSMEPDAMIRAWLPTAVKGFEQWQEMLASQMSSARTK, encoded by the coding sequence ATGAACGTTGATTGCACACCGGAGGAAGCACGCACCTTCTTCGGCTTGCCGGATGTGCAGCCCATGCAGGAGCACTTGATGAGCGAGATGCAGGAGCGCCTGTCTGCCAACCTGAGGTCGATGGAGCCGGATGCGATGATCAGGGCCTGGCTGCCGACGGCCGTCAAAGGCTTCGAACAATGGCAGGAGATGCTTGCATCCCAGATGAGCTCGGCAAGGACGAAATAA
- a CDS encoding adenylate/guanylate cyclase domain-containing protein: MTLDGTGIEPFAILEAASESILVTDADLERPGPIIVYANPSFERMTGWSARDVIGKSPRILQGVKTDLSIFRGMRETLKSGRRWEGQTVNYHKNGSQFVMEWSITPLRDKAGQITHFVAVQRDVTARVAAERRLAQAQQAAREADRKKANLARYFSPAMVETLAQRDHPLGPVRRQAIAVLFVDIVGFVAISESLPPERVVGLLRSFYRRMAKVIFAQRGSIEKFSGDAIMALFGVPTPTGGEATDALHAAVSIIDEVELWNAKRMRAGRSPIDVGVSANFGVVVLGDIGTRESMSFTAIGATVNTASRMQELCRVLQSPLVVSQSLIARACEESGDELVVLRRLSDGGHHSLRGVTLPVNVWTCV, from the coding sequence ATGACCCTTGATGGTACTGGGATCGAGCCCTTCGCAATACTCGAAGCAGCATCAGAAAGCATTCTGGTAACCGATGCTGATCTGGAAAGGCCTGGTCCGATCATCGTCTATGCCAACCCCTCTTTTGAACGAATGACGGGGTGGAGCGCGCGCGACGTGATCGGCAAATCGCCCCGAATTCTTCAAGGTGTAAAGACTGACCTTTCCATTTTTCGGGGAATGCGGGAAACGCTCAAGAGCGGACGCCGTTGGGAAGGCCAAACGGTCAACTATCACAAGAACGGCAGTCAGTTCGTCATGGAGTGGTCAATCACCCCATTGAGAGACAAGGCCGGTCAGATTACCCACTTCGTTGCAGTCCAACGCGATGTCACCGCGCGGGTCGCGGCCGAACGGCGTCTCGCGCAAGCACAACAAGCTGCCCGTGAGGCAGACCGGAAGAAGGCCAACCTCGCGCGCTACTTCTCGCCTGCAATGGTCGAAACCTTGGCTCAAAGAGACCACCCTCTCGGCCCTGTGCGGCGGCAGGCGATAGCGGTTCTCTTTGTTGACATCGTCGGATTTGTTGCAATCAGTGAGAGCTTGCCGCCTGAGCGTGTCGTTGGACTGCTTCGGTCGTTCTACCGTCGGATGGCAAAGGTGATCTTCGCGCAACGGGGCTCCATCGAAAAGTTTTCGGGCGATGCGATAATGGCGCTCTTCGGCGTCCCCACCCCGACCGGAGGTGAGGCGACCGATGCACTGCACGCCGCGGTTAGCATCATCGATGAGGTGGAGCTTTGGAATGCGAAGCGGATGAGAGCTGGCCGTAGTCCGATTGATGTTGGCGTCAGCGCCAATTTCGGCGTGGTTGTTCTTGGCGATATCGGAACGCGCGAATCCATGAGCTTCACCGCCATCGGTGCTACGGTGAATACCGCGAGCAGGATGCAGGAGCTGTGCCGAGTGCTGCAATCGCCACTGGTTGTAAGTCAATCCTTGATTGCACGGGCATGTGAAGAGAGCGGCGATGAGTTGGTAGTATTACGGCGGCTTTCTGATGGGGGGCACCACTCTTTGCGCGGAGTCACTCTGCCCGTTAACGTGTGGACGTGTGTCTGA